The proteins below come from a single Eubacterium limosum genomic window:
- a CDS encoding prolyl-tRNA synthetase associated domain-containing protein: METEAKKVYDFLDALGVEYQVIEHPPVYTCDELEQYMNGVNGAHCKNLLLRNKKGNRHILVILEESKQMNIKEFGKQIGISNLSFASEERLIKYLGVTTGAVSVFGIINDQEHEVEVYIDRDVVDQDFVNFHPNVNTSTVHFSVDGLKQFLAACGNPVEIVHV; encoded by the coding sequence TGGAAACTGAAGCGAAAAAGGTATATGATTTTTTAGATGCGCTTGGTGTAGAATATCAAGTGATTGAGCATCCTCCGGTTTATACCTGTGATGAACTGGAGCAATATATGAACGGCGTTAATGGGGCGCACTGCAAAAATCTTTTACTGCGCAATAAAAAAGGGAACCGGCACATTCTGGTGATTCTGGAAGAGTCCAAGCAGATGAACATCAAGGAATTTGGCAAGCAGATCGGGATCAGTAACCTGAGCTTTGCTTCTGAGGAACGGCTTATCAAGTATCTGGGCGTTACCACTGGGGCGGTTTCTGTTTTTGGCATCATTAATGACCAGGAGCATGAAGTAGAGGTTTATATTGACCGGGATGTCGTGGATCAGGATTTTGTGAATTTCCACCCCAATGTCAATACATCCACGGTTCACTTTAGCGTAGACGGACTGAAACAATTTCTGGCGGCCTGCGGCAATCCAGTGGAGATCGTCCATGTTTAG